The Paraburkholderia caffeinilytica genome segment TCGCTGTTTGCCGACGTGATTTATCCATGCCGCAAGCACAATGAGATTGGTGGCCAATCCGATGATGGCGACTACCGGATTCGGATGAATGTCGGACTTCAGCCATGCCAGACCGGACGGCAAGGAGCCGAGTGTTTCGAGCATGCGCAATGCAAAGTTGAACAGCGAGAAGACCATGGTGAGCAGCATGATCCGCGCGGTCGGTGTCGACTGACGCGCGAGCCCTGCGGCGACGACCACCGTGACGACACCGAACAGCGCGTTGACATACATGCCGGCTTGCGCGAAAACGAACAGATTGCCGAATGCGGATCCCGCCGCCGCAACGCACTCCAGCAACGCAAAGCCGAACAATACATAGCGGGCGGGCAGGCTCGCCTTTTCGTCGTGTGCGATGCGCAAGATAAAGACGATGAACAGCAGCACGGCAATACATCCGAATACCGTCACACTTCTGGAACTCCACTCCGTGGCGTGCGGCCATAGATAGACTTTTGTATAGCCGCGGTCCGCGGCTTCGAATAGCGCAGTCATGGCGCAAAGAGCTGCGAGGACCAGAAACGAGACGCTGCGGGAAAAATACGCGATAAGCAGCGCGCACCACGCCAATGCCAGCGTTCCGCCAATCAAGCCTGCATCCCAGAGCGCTGCACGTATCTCCAGTGCGTCATAGGCCGCTGCCGAATACAGCCTCGGTTCGAGCGTGAGTGCGGTGTCGCTGGCCACCCGGATGAGGAAAAGAAGCTGTTCGCCGGGCGCGAGCGTGAAATCCACCAGGGGATAGCGGGACGAAGACGACTGGGACGGCAGGTCGGCGGGACCGGTGCCGTCATGTGTCCAGCGGCCGCCACGTCCGATGTAAAAGTCTACGTTCTGCAGACGCGCGTCCGGGAGCGCGAGAACGAGCGGCAGGGCTGTTGAACCACGGCTGCTCACCACCACGCGTAGCCACCATGCCGAGCGGGTGAAACCTGGCTTTAACCTGTCACGCTGCATGGGAAGGAAGCTGCGCGGGTTTCCTGTGGACAGTGCGAGTATGTCGTCCAACCCCATCTTGCCCGAGACGTCTTCGAATACCTGCACCTGGTTCAGGGCGGGAACCCGCTGGCTTTGTTGCCCGGTCGTGTCGAGACCGGCGGCCAATGAGTGAGTTGTCCACCAGCTCAGGCATAAGAACAGCAAGCGGTACCACCTGGCTGTTGTCATGAAGGGGCTACTCTGCATCGACGGTGGGTTCTTCGGTGCCGGCCAGGTCCCGGCAACGCAGTTCCTCACGATAGCTCGAGGGCGTCGTGCCGAATCGCTCGCGAAACGCCGTGGCGAAATTCGCGGCACTGGAAAAACCAATTTCGTCGGCGATGCTGGCGATGCTCAACGGTGTGCTGCTCAACAGCCTTTGCGCAATCCGCAAGCGTTCGTCGCGGAGATACTCGAATACCGTCCGGCCGAGGTTGTCCCGAAACGCGCGCGACAGTCGTTTTTCATTGGTCCCCACGAGGCGGGCGAGTTGTTCGACCGAAGGCGGATTATTCAGGCTTTGTGACAAATGCCGAATGGCCGCGCGAACGATGACGCTGTCGCCCGTGAAGTCTGACGCGGACACCTTTTCTTCGGCAGGCCGATTGCCGCTTGCCCGGGCGAGGTGAACGCGAATCCGTGCAAGTACTTCGGCCGGCTCGAATGGCTTGAGCACGTAGTCGACGCCACCGATTTCCAAACCGTTGAGGCGCTCGTGGAGTTCACCGGCTACGGTAAGAAATATGACGGGAATCGCCGAGGTGCGCGGGTCCGCGGCCAGAAGCCGGCAGGCAGCGAATCCATCCATTCGCGGCATCCGCACGTCCATCAGGATCAGGTCGGGCGAAATCGCCAGTGCGCGCTGATACGCCTGCGAGCCGTCGAACCCGACGCTAATCCGGTATCCCGCGTTGCGCAATACGTCAATTAGCAATCGAAGCTGGTCTGGCTGGTCGTCTACCACAAGAAGATGGGCATCCGTGAGGGCGGTATTTCGGAGCGGCATCGTGTAGGCGAAAAGAGCTGACAGGTAACGTTCTTGGGAGCTAACGGCGGCTGATTACGCGCAACCTGGGAGTTGCACCGTATTGATCGCTCGCCAGCATAAAGCCGCGAAGGCTATCTAATTGTTAATTAAATTTAAATCCAGCGGTTTCCACACGGATAGCAAAAGAATTTTCTCCCGGGCAAAGCATTTCGCCCCCCGGGCAAAACAATTATGCAGTAGCGCTGCCCATAATTCCTCGCGTCCTTACAAAAAATTTCTATTCAATGAATCTGTAGCCGTGGGCGGCAGGGGCTTTAAGTGCGGCGGTCGACGCCTCGCGACGGGAAAACGCTGCCGAACGGCACATCGTGAAAAACCAGACGGCACGGACTCAGATAGAGCGTGACGGAGACCAGATATGAATTCCTTATGAATTATTGATGAATTCTTTTATTGACCACAATATAAGTGAGAGCGGAAAGCAATGAACAAGAGTCGATATAGGTTGGTTTGGAATCGTCGAATTGGTGCGCTGGTGGCAGCGGCCGAGACGCAGCGCGGCGTGCAGGGCGAAGTAGGGCAGGCGGAAATGAGCCATGGCGGCAGTCCCCTGAGGTCGACGGTTGCACTCGCTGTACTCACGGCGCTCACGTTCTCGGCTGGATATGCCCATGCAGATAACCTGGCAGTTGGCGGCGAGGTCGGCGGGACGACTGCAACGATTGGGGGGGCTACGGCTCCGTCCGCGAGTACCGGCGGGACCAATCCCGCTGTAGCCGGTGACGCGAGCAATACGAGTCAGAACACAGCGGTCGGGATCAATGTCACCGCTAATGGTGGAGCCGCAACCGCTCTGGGTGATACGGTAACGGCAAGCGGCCAGAATGCCACGGCGGTTGGCGCAAATTCGGTCGCAACCGGCACCAATGCGGTTGCGTTCGGCGGTGCGTCGAATGCGAGCGGCGCGCAGACGACGGCGATCGGTGCGCAATCGACGGCCAGTGCGTCATTTGCTACCGCGCTGGGAACTGCCAGTACTGCTTCGGGAGCCGGTGCGACCGCACTGGGTTTCCAGGCAAGGGCCACGAACACGGATTCGATTGCGATAGGCGAGGACGCATTGTCATCTGCGGTAAGCGCGATCGCCTTGGGCGGGAAGAGCAGTGCAACGGCGGCTGGATCGGTCGCACTTGGTATTCAGGCGACGGCCAGTGGAACCAACACCATGGCAATCGGTACGGGGAGTTCCGCGGCTGGCTTTGGTGCGATTGCCGAAGGCGCGGGGGCAGTCGCCAACGGCGGAGTCGGGAGTGTCGCAATTGCGATCGGACAAAACGCGATTGCAACGTCATCGGGTACCCCTGCCTCGCCCGTTGCAATCGGCGCGGGAGCGCAGGCGGTTAACGGAGAAGCCGTCGCCATCGGAAACGGTGCTTTTGCGCAAGGTAACGGCTCCATTTCCATGGGCGTGAGCGCCAATGCGGCAGTGGCGGGTACGGTTGCACTGGGCGGTCTCGCGCAAGCAACAGGGGCAAATTCCATTGCGATTGGTAACGCGGCTGTGGCGTCGACTAACGAATCGACAGCGCTGGGTTCCGGCGCCGTCACACGCGCGGCAACGAACGTGAGCAGCGTCACGTTGAACGGCGTGACGTTTGGCGGCTTCGCAGGCGCGACGCCGACCGGCGTCGTGAGTATCGGCGCGGTCGGTCAGGAACACCAGTTGCAAAACGTAGCCGCGGGGCAGATCAGCGCAACGAGCACGGATGCGGTGAACGGCTCGCAACTCTTCTCGATTGCTTCGCAGGTCTCGGCTCTGTCCAGCACGGTCGCTACGGTTACCGCGACCGTCAACACGATTTCGACAAGCGGCTCGAACGGCACGGTTGCTGATCCAACAGATACGGCAGTTGGCAGAAATTCGCTCGTGTCCGTTTCCAACGGAACTGCGGTCGGTAACGGCTCGAACGTTTCAGGCCAGGACGGTACCGCAATCGGCACCAACACAACTGTCACGGCTGCGCGCGCAACCGCCATTGGCACGAATTCCAAAGTCACGGCCACGAACGGAACCGCAGTCGGTGATGGTTCTAACGTCACTGGCACGAACGGAACGGCGATCGGCACGAATTCCCAGGTCACCGCGAATAATGCGGTTGCCTTGGGTGCAAATTCAGTTGCGGACCGGGACAACACGGTTTCGGTCGGTGCGCCGGGTGCTGAGCGTCAGATTACCAACGTGGCGGACGGCACGGCTCCGACTGATGCAGTCAATGTGCGGCAGTTGAATGGCGCAATCAACAGCGTTCGCGACGACATGCAGAAATATCGCCGCGACGCGAGTGCCGGCTCGGCGTCCGCAATCGCCATGGCGAATTTGCCGCAAGCTGTGCTGCCGGGTGAGAAGGTTGTAGCGCTCGCTGCCGGCAACTACGGCGGACAGTCCGCGATGGCTGTGGGTTTGTCGGTCGCGACGCAAAAGTGGATGGTGAAAGGCTCGCTCACCACGGGCGTTTCCGGTCACGGTTCCGTGGGGGCAGGCGCGGGCGTTGGCTATCGCTGGTAAGTCATTTGTCTGTATCCCGCTGCCGTCGCACTTGTGTTGCGGCAGCGGGGAATTTTGCACTACCTTGCGCGACGGGACGTTGCGGTCGAATGTGTCGTCCCGCTCATGGCATTGGCAATATCCGTTTCGGAACCCGTACGGACTGGGGACACGGGGACTACAGGATCGCACGGTCTCTCACGTTCTGGCTTGACCCCCGGTCGTTGACGGAGCCAGAACGTTTGGCGTCGTGTTCGGAATTCACGACGCCTTTTTTTGTTCGCGGGGTCCCCGTCGATGGTCTTGCCAAAACGAGTTTCTGCGCAACCGCCGCACCGTGTGGCTATTCCCTTATGTCGTAGCCCGGAAAAGCTGTATTTCGAAGATCCCATATTGAATCGATGGGACTCCGATTGAAGTCAAATTAGTGACAGACACTGTTGCATGCATTCCCACGGATTGCGTAACGCGCAAATAGAACGCCTCAGCCCGATCTCGCTCGCGCGAGCGCGACCGCGGTCTTTGTTGCATCCACGGGCGAGATTTCACTCGAGAACGTCGCTTGTCAGGTTTAATCGAAGCGTCAGACCGGCGGGTAACGTTTAGCCGTGATCGACCGCGCCTGACGTCTCTGATTTTCCCGATTTCCGCGAAAGAGATTCCCCATTCGGCTCTTTGTCTCCACGGTTGACGAATATACACTCGGCTCGAAGTTACACGAGAACAACGCCGGAGACACACCATGCCACAAGCAACCCACTGCTTCGCCATTCCCGTACCTCGATGAAGCGTACTCAGTGGGCGCGTTCAGCAACCGCCCGGGTCGAGTTGTCGCTAGCGCTTGCAACGCGAAAGCGCGCAGTGTTTCCCGACGACTGACTTGCCCTCCACGCTCTTCGCGAGGATCTGGATGTATGAAGTGGACACTACGCGCATACGTCATAGCCAGATTTCGAGGCATGAGTTTCGTATGGCTAACGAATAAATGATCAGTCTCCAAAGCGGCCGAAAAATCAGGCGCTACCGATAGCAGAAAATGCCAGCATTCGTTTTTCACCGAATAGGTGATTAGTACAGTTGTACTACAAATATATAGGAGATGGGATGAGAAAGGTTATGTTTGGGCTGCTCGCAATGACAGCAACGGCATCTGCAAGTGCGCAAAGCAGTGTCACGTTGTATGGCATCGTAGACAACGGCCTCCAATACGAAACTGGTATGCCGAAGGGACACGTGTTTGGCGCGCAAAGCGGAGGATGGGCCCAGTCGCGATTTGGCCTTAAAGGTGCCGAAGATATCGGAGGCGGCACACAGGCCATTTTTCACCTTGAATCTCGCCTCAACACACAAAACGGCAGCCTGGCCAACGGCAGTTTCTTCGAGGGGCAGGCGACCGTCGGTTTGAAAAACGACAAGTGGGGCCAACTGAAATTCGGCAATATGGGTTCGGCGGAAATCAGCCAGTATTCGGGCGATGTCGACCCGCAGCAGACCAAGAAGTATGCGATCGGTACGCTGGTGCGTGGTCGGATTTTTTCGCAGGCAGGTAACGGCGTCGAGTATCTGTCGCCGACGCTCGGGGGATTTACGCTGCAGGGGCAATACGATCTGACGAACTCGACGAAGTGGAACTCCGGGAATCCGGGAAGTGCGCCGGGTCAGTTAGGCACGTCGAGCGGTCTGGGCAGTGCTCAGGGGCGAACGGACGGCATCAAGCTGTCGTACCAGACTGGCGGCCTTTTCTGGCAGGCGACCTATGACGAGGTCCGCGACCCCAACGGCCAGTTCAGCAACGTGTACCTGGCCTCGCGCTCCATCCTCACAGGCGCGACCTACGAGTTTGGCCCCGTGGTTGCGTATATTGGCTATCAGCACCTCAGCGCACCCAACGCGTCCAATGCCGGATACTTTGGCACGGCCACGCCAACAACGCTGCCGTCGGGCACATCGCTGCCAACAGCAGTCAATCACGAATGGATTGGCGCCATCTGGCAGACCACGCCGGCGCTTTCCCTCACTGGCGCGGTGTATCACGCAAACGCCAATCACGGCAACGGTAACGCGACGCTATACACGCTTGGCACCAACTATTCGCTATCGAAGCGGACGCTGCTCTATACGGAGCTGGGTTACGTTCGGAATAGCTCGACGTCCAATCTTGGGCTCGACAGCGGACTGTATGGCGCGAACAGTAACAACGACCCGGTGAGCAGCGCCGCGTCTAGCACAAACCCGAACTATGGCAAGAGCCAGTTTGGCGTCATCGCGGGTATCGCCCACCAGTTCTAGACGGCGTGGAAGGGTTTGGGAGAAGGGCTCCGGCTTGGCTCGCGCCGACTTGTCGCGGGGCTGTCATGTCGGGTCTGCCTGACGGAGAACGATTTCCGTCAGGCGGTTTGTTTCCGCCGCCAGCGCACTGCCGGCGCCGACATCGTTGTCAACGAAACCGGCTCGCTATGTGCTCAGGAATATTCTCTGGCGTCACGACAACGACCGATGAGGATGGCGATACAGCCGACGCAGGCAGCAGTTTGTGGAAATGCATGATG includes the following:
- a CDS encoding porin, with product MRKVMFGLLAMTATASASAQSSVTLYGIVDNGLQYETGMPKGHVFGAQSGGWAQSRFGLKGAEDIGGGTQAIFHLESRLNTQNGSLANGSFFEGQATVGLKNDKWGQLKFGNMGSAEISQYSGDVDPQQTKKYAIGTLVRGRIFSQAGNGVEYLSPTLGGFTLQGQYDLTNSTKWNSGNPGSAPGQLGTSSGLGSAQGRTDGIKLSYQTGGLFWQATYDEVRDPNGQFSNVYLASRSILTGATYEFGPVVAYIGYQHLSAPNASNAGYFGTATPTTLPSGTSLPTAVNHEWIGAIWQTTPALSLTGAVYHANANHGNGNATLYTLGTNYSLSKRTLLYTELGYVRNSSTSNLGLDSGLYGANSNNDPVSSAASSTNPNYGKSQFGVIAGIAHQF
- a CDS encoding YadA family autotransporter adhesin: MNKSRYRLVWNRRIGALVAAAETQRGVQGEVGQAEMSHGGSPLRSTVALAVLTALTFSAGYAHADNLAVGGEVGGTTATIGGATAPSASTGGTNPAVAGDASNTSQNTAVGINVTANGGAATALGDTVTASGQNATAVGANSVATGTNAVAFGGASNASGAQTTAIGAQSTASASFATALGTASTASGAGATALGFQARATNTDSIAIGEDALSSAVSAIALGGKSSATAAGSVALGIQATASGTNTMAIGTGSSAAGFGAIAEGAGAVANGGVGSVAIAIGQNAIATSSGTPASPVAIGAGAQAVNGEAVAIGNGAFAQGNGSISMGVSANAAVAGTVALGGLAQATGANSIAIGNAAVASTNESTALGSGAVTRAATNVSSVTLNGVTFGGFAGATPTGVVSIGAVGQEHQLQNVAAGQISATSTDAVNGSQLFSIASQVSALSSTVATVTATVNTISTSGSNGTVADPTDTAVGRNSLVSVSNGTAVGNGSNVSGQDGTAIGTNTTVTAARATAIGTNSKVTATNGTAVGDGSNVTGTNGTAIGTNSQVTANNAVALGANSVADRDNTVSVGAPGAERQITNVADGTAPTDAVNVRQLNGAINSVRDDMQKYRRDASAGSASAIAMANLPQAVLPGEKVVALAAGNYGGQSAMAVGLSVATQKWMVKGSLTTGVSGHGSVGAGAGVGYRW
- a CDS encoding sensor histidine kinase, encoding MTTARWYRLLFLCLSWWTTHSLAAGLDTTGQQSQRVPALNQVQVFEDVSGKMGLDDILALSTGNPRSFLPMQRDRLKPGFTRSAWWLRVVVSSRGSTALPLVLALPDARLQNVDFYIGRGGRWTHDGTGPADLPSQSSSSRYPLVDFTLAPGEQLLFLIRVASDTALTLEPRLYSAAAYDALEIRAALWDAGLIGGTLALAWCALLIAYFSRSVSFLVLAALCAMTALFEAADRGYTKVYLWPHATEWSSRSVTVFGCIAVLLFIVFILRIAHDEKASLPARYVLFGFALLECVAAAGSAFGNLFVFAQAGMYVNALFGVVTVVVAAGLARQSTPTARIMLLTMVFSLFNFALRMLETLGSLPSGLAWLKSDIHPNPVVAIIGLATNLIVLAAWINHVGKQRIAARVELADWQRTERDRLRDQVAQRTLALNEALLYAEEKNQQKIETLGYVSHDLRAPLATISSYAKLLLHLADSKEANLIHAIERSVNYQLGLIDELIGYAKAELQPLDIVPVATDLPALLDDIADYAIALCAQLNNQFHYQALTSLPRRLTIDGRRLQQVLLNLLSNASKFTRDGIVMMTVRARRQDDHWHMGFEVADTGIGIDIEEQSKLFAAFRQIQSVNGSTGLGLFIAQRIVNTMGGDLSLSSAPQRGTSFFFELAIPMTDDAQASPSNVVPYSSSGSAQFRPRRKHRLATTVPPESDRRELAILAKDGRLTDIEQWIEDMIRIHPSGAAFLAEIRFCVEALDFAGIEALALAPHETDDVSPLLT
- a CDS encoding response regulator transcription factor produces the protein MPLRNTALTDAHLLVVDDQPDQLRLLIDVLRNAGYRISVGFDGSQAYQRALAISPDLILMDVRMPRMDGFAACRLLAADPRTSAIPVIFLTVAGELHERLNGLEIGGVDYVLKPFEPAEVLARIRVHLARASGNRPAEEKVSASDFTGDSVIVRAAIRHLSQSLNNPPSVEQLARLVGTNEKRLSRAFRDNLGRTVFEYLRDERLRIAQRLLSSTPLSIASIADEIGFSSAANFATAFRERFGTTPSSYREELRCRDLAGTEEPTVDAE